A DNA window from Augochlora pura isolate Apur16 chromosome 9, APUR_v2.2.1, whole genome shotgun sequence contains the following coding sequences:
- the LOC144475070 gene encoding uncharacterized protein LOC144475070 isoform X1 has protein sequence MPPDRPDASGVETGVGLNSTQVFSFGETVYTMKEEENASAFIETNSSDELHEDISMTEKSIEKNSQLDDDLTSLSWLHQQNLLKGLDIANPPKDIKNENVLNNNVCDDPADFSENTNSISSLDDGYCPDNNGKISNSTSHSHSQNFQHANKNGQKSMQIFQESVKNHYNSSQNNQTKISLSNNNLPVSNRNKHPTHIPYDPNLHRNSKPPYSFSCLIFMAIEDSPVKALPVKEVYAWILDHFPYFRNAPTGWKNSVRHNLSLNKCFRKVEKAPNLGKGSLWMVDAQYRPNLIQALSRAPFPPPTAQTLSSPEKPPRKNTSTRLPDPILFPYLSKRLASSNISDNTETEVDSDVDAAAAAMLSFKHGPIILNHNKDRKRKLPESEKWIPVITRSSSEDHTYSCITTAKRESRYPSEETNSDFDEQRKIAEGADALLNLAGVTTAMNHPRTSHVQGISPAPKSEGTSKPKKRSAPNDYSNSAEKRRKHWPKWSEGKRYLKQIT, from the exons ATGCCACCAGATAGACCAGATGCATCGGGCGTAGAAACTGGAGTAGGACTGAATAGCACCCAGGTATTCAGTTTTGGAGAAACAGTGTACACCATGAAGGAAGAAGAGAACGCAAGTGCTTTTATAGAGACAAATTCGTCTGATGAACTTCATGAGGACATCTCGATGACCGAAAAATCTATAGAAAAGAACAGTCAGCTAGATGACGATTTAACTTCCTTAAGTTGGCTCCATcaacagaatttattgaagGGTTTGGATATCGCGAATCCTCCCAAAgacataaaaaatgaaaatgtattgaaTAACAATGTGTGCGATGATCCAGCAGACTTTTCTGAGAACACAAACTCCATTTCAAGCCTAGACGACGGTTATTGTCCag ATAATAATGGCAAGATAAGCAATTCAACGTCGCACAGTCATAGTCAGAATTTTCAGCATGCAAATAAGAATGGTCAAAAATCGATGCAAATATTTCAGGAATCGGTAAAAAATCATTACAACTCCTCGCAAAATAATCAAACGAAGATTTCCTTGAGCAACAACAATCTACCAGTTTCAAATCGGAATAAGCATCCTACACATATACCATATGATCCCAATTTGCATAGAAACAGCAAACCCCCGTACTCATTTTCCTGTTTAATTTTCATGGCTATTGAGGATAGCCCTGTGAAAGCCCTACCAGTCAAGGAAGTGTATGCTTGGATATTGGAtcattttccatattttagGAATGCTCCCACTGGATGGAAAAATTCTGTAAGACATAATCTAAGCttgaataaatgttttcgTAAAGTGGAGAAAGCGCCG AATCTAGGCAAAGGTTCGTTATGGATGGTAGACGCTCAATATCGACCAAATTTAATACAAGCATTGTCTCGTGCTCCCTTCCCGCCTCCTACTGCTCAAACTTTGTCTTCCCCAGAAAAACCGCCGAGAAAGAACACAAGCACACGGCTTCCAGATCCCATTCTCTTCCCGTACCTCTCCAAAAGACTGGCATCAAGCAACATTTCGGATAATACAGAAACAGAAGTAGACAGTGACGTAGACGCAGCCGCCGCTGCTATGCTTTCTTTCAAACATGGacctattattttaaatcataaCAAAG ATCGTAAGCGAAAATTACCAGAATCTGAGAAATGGATTCCAGTAATTACTAGGAGTTCTAGTGAAGACCATACATACAGTTGTATTACTACGGCGAAACGAGAAAG TAGATACCCAAGTGAAGAAACGAATTCGGATTTCGATGAGCAGCGGAAGATAGCAGAGGGTGCAGATGCGCTTTTAAATTTAGCAGGCGTGACCACGGCAATGAATCACCCTAGAACGTCTCACGTACAAGGTATTAGCCCAGCACCAAAGTCGGAGGGTACGTCGAAACCGAAGAAACGTTCGGCCCCAAACGATTACTCGAACTCGGCGGAAAAAAGGCGCAAACATTGGCCAAAGTGGAGCGAAGGAAAGCggtatttaaaacaaattacataa
- the LOC144474831 gene encoding transmembrane emp24 domain-containing protein 6, with protein MYHFLRSLVLGVVFGLVNDSLSASWNEPLPFVIVNYKVHVDAGKEDCYFQYASIGADFYVDFQVIRGGDGKAAMSVRNPDGVIVHPYQWLANSAYQESVKKAGYYCICVDNQFSRFASKLVNLYISVIRYDQWDKYAKELEDLNLSVDNFTTSVSTVEKNVNDMYQTQYLSRSREERDFNLLLDNNFYVQMWSITQITVIIVTTTVQIYFVRKLFEVKPSKFSRAGI; from the exons ATGTATCATTTTTTACGAAGTCTGGTTCTCGGGGTGGTTTTCGGCCTTGTGAACGACAGCTTGTCCGCATCCTGGAACGAGCCTTTGCCGTTCGTAATAGTGAACTATAAAGTACACGTCGATGCGGGAAAGGAGGATTGTTACTTTCAATATGCTTCCATCGGGGCCGATTTTTATGTGGATTTCCAG GTGATAAGAGGTGGAGATGGTAAAGCTGCTATGTCTGTAAGAAATCCAGACGGTGTAATAGTTCATCCGTATCAATGGCTTGCTAATTCAGCTTATCAGGAATCCGTGAAGAAGGCTggatattattgtatttgcGTGGATAATCAGTTTTCACGATTTGCTTCAAAATTagtcaatttatatatttctgtgATCAG GTACGATCAGTGGGATAAATATGCTAAGGAGTTGGAAGATTTGAATCTTTCTGTTGATAATTTTACG aCCTCGGTATCAACTGTGGAAAAGAACGTCAATGATATGTACCAGACACAATATTTAAGCAGAAGTAGAGAAGaacgagatttcaatttaCTACTAGACAACAATTTCTACGTTCAAATGTGGTCCATTACTCAGATAACGGTCATAATAGTCACGACGACGgtgcaaatatattttgttagaaaattgttcgagGTGAAACCATCAAAATTTTCCAGAGCGGGTATATAG
- the LOC144475070 gene encoding uncharacterized protein LOC144475070 isoform X2, giving the protein MPPDRPDASGVETGVGLNSTQVFSFGETVYTMKEEENASAFIETNSSDELHEDISMTEKSIEKNSQLDDDLTSLSWLHQQNLLKGLDIANPPKDIKNENVLNNNVCDDPADFSENTNSISSLDDGYCPDNNGKISNSTSHSHSQNFQHANKNGQKSMQIFQESVKNHYNSSQNNQTKISLSNNNLPVSNRNKHPTHIPYDPNLHRNSKPPYSFSCLIFMAIEDSPVKALPVKEVYAWILDHFPYFRNAPTGWKNSVRHNLSLNKCFRKVEKAPNLGKGSLWMVDAQYRPNLIQALSRAPFPPPTAQTLSSPEKPPRKNTSTRLPDPILFPYLSKRLASSNISDNTETEVDSDVDAAAAAMLSFKHGPIILNHNKDRKRKLPESEKWIPVITRSSSEDHTYSCITTAKRERYPSEETNSDFDEQRKIAEGADALLNLAGVTTAMNHPRTSHVQGISPAPKSEGTSKPKKRSAPNDYSNSAEKRRKHWPKWSEGKRYLKQIT; this is encoded by the exons ATGCCACCAGATAGACCAGATGCATCGGGCGTAGAAACTGGAGTAGGACTGAATAGCACCCAGGTATTCAGTTTTGGAGAAACAGTGTACACCATGAAGGAAGAAGAGAACGCAAGTGCTTTTATAGAGACAAATTCGTCTGATGAACTTCATGAGGACATCTCGATGACCGAAAAATCTATAGAAAAGAACAGTCAGCTAGATGACGATTTAACTTCCTTAAGTTGGCTCCATcaacagaatttattgaagGGTTTGGATATCGCGAATCCTCCCAAAgacataaaaaatgaaaatgtattgaaTAACAATGTGTGCGATGATCCAGCAGACTTTTCTGAGAACACAAACTCCATTTCAAGCCTAGACGACGGTTATTGTCCag ATAATAATGGCAAGATAAGCAATTCAACGTCGCACAGTCATAGTCAGAATTTTCAGCATGCAAATAAGAATGGTCAAAAATCGATGCAAATATTTCAGGAATCGGTAAAAAATCATTACAACTCCTCGCAAAATAATCAAACGAAGATTTCCTTGAGCAACAACAATCTACCAGTTTCAAATCGGAATAAGCATCCTACACATATACCATATGATCCCAATTTGCATAGAAACAGCAAACCCCCGTACTCATTTTCCTGTTTAATTTTCATGGCTATTGAGGATAGCCCTGTGAAAGCCCTACCAGTCAAGGAAGTGTATGCTTGGATATTGGAtcattttccatattttagGAATGCTCCCACTGGATGGAAAAATTCTGTAAGACATAATCTAAGCttgaataaatgttttcgTAAAGTGGAGAAAGCGCCG AATCTAGGCAAAGGTTCGTTATGGATGGTAGACGCTCAATATCGACCAAATTTAATACAAGCATTGTCTCGTGCTCCCTTCCCGCCTCCTACTGCTCAAACTTTGTCTTCCCCAGAAAAACCGCCGAGAAAGAACACAAGCACACGGCTTCCAGATCCCATTCTCTTCCCGTACCTCTCCAAAAGACTGGCATCAAGCAACATTTCGGATAATACAGAAACAGAAGTAGACAGTGACGTAGACGCAGCCGCCGCTGCTATGCTTTCTTTCAAACATGGacctattattttaaatcataaCAAAG ATCGTAAGCGAAAATTACCAGAATCTGAGAAATGGATTCCAGTAATTACTAGGAGTTCTAGTGAAGACCATACATACAGTTGTATTACTACGGCGAAACGAGAAAG ATACCCAAGTGAAGAAACGAATTCGGATTTCGATGAGCAGCGGAAGATAGCAGAGGGTGCAGATGCGCTTTTAAATTTAGCAGGCGTGACCACGGCAATGAATCACCCTAGAACGTCTCACGTACAAGGTATTAGCCCAGCACCAAAGTCGGAGGGTACGTCGAAACCGAAGAAACGTTCGGCCCCAAACGATTACTCGAACTCGGCGGAAAAAAGGCGCAAACATTGGCCAAAGTGGAGCGAAGGAAAGCggtatttaaaacaaattacataa
- the LOC144475065 gene encoding zinc finger FYVE domain-containing protein 1, producing the protein MSALSRERKFEANRPAIMESLDSMSICSREVHCSDINTISSSGLQTECHYSNCSKSFLLIDGRENLMVSSAKQFAEKLNYNQKDLKVKVVSIFGNTGDGKSYTLNQTFFKGEEVFKTSNGQNSCTLGVWAAFDPILKVICLDTEGLLGISTYESDQTRLLLKVFALSDVIVYRTPIERLNRNFFTFLGTASEAYNHYFQTALQAARQREGVDNSLSAWGPSIIVLHETRYTKPLSYDGTETAEDILKKRFAELKLKTEAFSSVKYVGLQATRSTADYEPLYDAIKKELAVRCARHPESVYNTLKILNDKSPEEINDYSNCLFSDQCFICPVKCLSCGCRCTNSMGHLREGVPHNSDSRCRYQDQYENLVYVCKKCHSNRNEVRVTKRIHTQTNNSWYGLVNYAWAGDVIECPYCGEIYRSRQYWYGNKDPKEEFVGRTEITHVWDMANHNVGSQNTAQKVIDGVSYISDAVSNVSLQSTKALSAWVADQVAPSYWRPNNEIWRCHKCKTVFGLTDTKHHCRACGEGFCSQCSSKKKTVPHRNWHTPVRVCDNCYAKDTSSNDEDSNTSDDVSARKVSEHVVSTLSAVGTVFNYSKSLIKDRTRPLYWTPDSEVVSCCICNIKFSDSVPLHHCRDCGHGVCQGCSQNNKPVPYRGWDKPVRICDSCLNKKDD; encoded by the exons ATGAGTGCACTATCAAGAGAACGTAAGTTCGAAGCGAATAGACCAGCCATTATGGAGAGTTTGGACAGTATGAGCATTTGCAGTAGGGAAGTGCATTGTTCCGACATTAATACAATATCATCGAGTGGTTTACAAACAGAGTGCCACTACTCCAATTGTTCAAAGAGTTTCTTATTGATTGATGGACGAGAAAATCTTATGGTTTCTAGTGCAAAACAGTTTGCggagaaattgaattataatcaGAAGGATTTGAAAGTAAAAGTGGTATCTATTTTTGGAAATACAGGCGATGGAAAGAGTTATACATTGAATCAGACATTTTTCAAAGGAGAAGAAGTGTTTAAAACGTCAAATGGTCAGAACTCTTGCACATTAGGTGTCTGGGCTGCATTTGATCCAATTCTTAAAGTGATTTGTTTAGATACAGAAGGTTTGCTAg gtATTTCAACTTATGAAAGTGACCAAACAAGGTTACTGCTCAAAGTTTTTGCTTTGTCTGATGTCATAGTGTACAGAACGCCGATCGAAAGACTGAATAGGAATTTTTTCACGTTTCTTGGTACTGCCTCTGAAGCATACAATCATTATTTCCAAACTGCTTTACAAGCAGCAAGACAAAGAGAAGGCGTTGACAACTCCTTAAGCGCATGGGGACCCAGTATTATAGTACTACATGAAACTAGATACACCAAGCCTCTCTCTTATG ATGGTACAGAAACTGCGGAAGATATTCTTAAAAAGCGATTTGCTGAACTGAAGCTGAAAACAGAGGCTTTCAGTTCTGTGAAATACGTTGGTCTGCAAGCGACGAGGTCCACAGCTGATTATGAGCCATTGTACGAtgctataaaaaaagaattggcCGTTCGATGTGCCAGGCATCCAGAATCAGTTTATAAtacgttaaaaattttgaatgaTAAATCTCCCGAGGAAATCAACGACTACTCTAATTGCTTATTTTCtgatcaatgttttatttgtcCCGTTAAGTGTCTCAGCTGTGGGTGTAGATGCACCAACAGCATGGGCCATCTTCGAGAGGGAGTACCACACAATAGCGACTCTAG GTGTCGATATCAAGATCAGTATGAAAATCTAGTATacgtatgtaaaaaatgtcaCAGCAATAGAAACGAGGTGCGAGTCACGAAACGTATTCATACACAAACTAATAATAGTTGGTATGGTTTAGTTAATTATGCTTGGGCAGGAGATGTGATAGAGTGCCCTTATTGCGGAGAGATCTATAGAAGTCGACAGTATTGGTATGGCAATAAAGACCCAAAAGAAGAATTCGTCGGACGCACGGAAATTACGCACGTGTGGGACATG gCAAATCATAATGTAGGTTCACAGAACACTGCGCAAAAAGTAATAGATGGTGTATCGTACATTAGTGATGCCGTTAGTAATGTTTCATTGCAATCGACGAAAGCTTTGTCCGCATGGGTTGCTGATCAAGTAGCACCATCATACTGGAGACCTAACAACGAGATCTGGCGTTGTCATAAATGTAAAACCGTGTTCGGGCTAACGGACACGAAGCATCATTGCCGAGCATGCGGCGAAGGTTTTTGTTCACAATgttcgtcgaaaaaaaaaactgttccgCATAGGAATTGGCATACGCCGGTCCGTGTCTGTGATAACTGTTACGCTAAAGATACTAGTTCTAATGACGAAGATTCGAATACATCGGACGATGTGAGCGCTAGAAAAGTCTCAGAACACGTTGTCTCTACCTTAAGCGCAGTAGGAacagttttcaattattcgaaat CGCTTATAAAGGATAGAACCCGACCATTATATTGGACTCCCGATTCGGAAGTTGTCAGTTGTTgtatatgcaatataaaattttctgacTCCGTTCCGTTGCATCACTGCAGAGATTGTGGGCATGGAGTATGTCAAGGCTGTTCGCAAAATAACAAACCTGTACCTTATAGGGGATGGGATAAACCGGTTCGCATTTGTGACTCTTGCTTAAACAAAAAGGACgattaa
- the Rbpn-5 gene encoding rab GTPase-binding effector protein rabaptin-5 isoform X2, translated as MENYTEENTINMNGSEELQEKISRLESENVKMQEEFNVQRAKLKDLFLQKEEELKRRLNDNTTLQEQNTKLKNELYELNNILVRTNLKILRDTVDESSSSRKMDAEVSKLKGTLSKLQEENKWLKSQIPREQPVDGPQISLSTVTKTIARKVVSQLGADALSLGPDNLEESMRKAQEDAEVLRSLVVPLEEEIKALKEKLRATDDELQKCKESVKRQQEPGSFEPACDMCANYEAQLVKMQATAKDLEKQLLDSERMLQMQKEDLAKEVEFRKEMEEKWNEKKEEHKIKVAELTDTSQTVLQSLIELKKTFEQVQRNAKEELVKLTRGREEVQRHLIALQKENENLVGKHSKHSQQLQSESINMPNNVEELHVSLLKMREDLITAKVAQEVAQEKEETLRYEVTLLHEQMEQESRVKEQEVLVLKDEISGLRTQLDKYIRDHRSLTEREEKLERLEKQLETVLKENKEAELKIAELRQRVTSLQQELDTSEAVQKDFVRLSQSLQVQLERIRQAGSEVRWQHEEDVEECPTCHNAFTVTKKKVHCRHCGHIFCLSCLSHVVKSGPKQRPSRVCDVCHTLLVQDTAPYFSQEPPHTPD; from the exons ATGGAGAATTACACAGAGGAGAACACCATCAACATGAACGGAAGTG AGGAGCTACAGGAGAAGATAAGTAGACTGGAATCTGAAAACGTGAAGATGCAAGAAGAATTCAATGTTCAGAGGGCAAAGTTGAAGGACTTATTCCTTCAAAAAGAAG aagaattaaagagAAGATTAAATGATAATACCACTTTGCAAGAACAGAACACGAAGCTAAAAAATGAGTTGTACGAATTGAACAATATACTGGTTAgaactaatttaaaaattctacgcGATACGGTGGATGAATCTTCGAGCTCGCGGAAAATGGATGCAgaagtatcaaaattaaaaggGACTCTGTCCAAGTTGCAAGAAGAGAATAAATGGTTAAAGTCGCAGATACCTAGGGAACAGCCTGTGGATGGACCACAAATATCATTGTCAACAGTAACAAAAACAATAGCCCGGAAAGTAGTCTCGCAGTTAGGCGCCGATGCTTTATCTTTGGGTCCCGACAATCTCGAGGAAAGCATGAGGAAG GCACAGGAAGATGCAGAAGTTCTGCGTTCACTGGTAGTGCCACtcgaagaagaaattaaagccttgaaagagaaattgagagCCACAGACGACGAGTTACAGAAATGCAAAGAGTCGGTAAAGAGACAACAGGAGCCGGGTTCCTTCGAGCCGGCGTGCGACATGTGTGCTAATTACGAGGCGCAATTAGTCAAAATGCAGGCCACTGCTAAAGATTTAGAGAAACAACTTTTGGATTCCGAGCGTATGTTGCAAATGCAGAAAGAAGACCTGGCCAAGGAAGTGGAGTTTCGTAAAGAAATGGAAGAGAAATGGAATGAAAAGAAGGAGGAACATAAAATCAAAGTAGCCGAACTCACGGATACCTCGCAAACGGTACTACAGTCTTTGattgaattgaaaaaaacTTTCGAACAAGTTCAGAGAAATGCCAAAGAAGAACTGGTGAAATTGACGCGGGGTCGGGAAGAAGTACAGAGGCACCTTATCGC ActgcaaaaagaaaatgagaaccTTGTTGGTAAGCATAGTAAACATTCCCAACAACTACAGAGTGAGAGTATCAACATGCCGAATAATGTCGAGGAGCTGCATGTCAGTCTTTTAAAGATGCGCGAAGATCTGATCACTGCTAAAGTGGCACAAGAAGTTGCgcaagaaaaggaagaaacatTACGATACGAAGTAACTTTATTGCACGAACAAATGGAACAAGAAAGTAGAGTGAAAGAACAAGAAGTATTGGTATTAAAGGATGAAATTAGCGGATTAAG AACACAATTAGATAAGTATATTAGAGACCATCGATCGCTTACCGAAAGGGAAGAGAAACTGGAGCGTTTAGAAAAACAATTGGAAACTGTCTTGAAAGAGAATAAAGAGgctgaattaaaaattgccgaGTTACGGCAAAGAGTTACCAGTCTTCAACAAGAATTAGATACTAGTGAAGCGGTACAAAAAGACTTTGTTAGACTGTCGCAATCGTTGCAG GTACAATTAGAAAGGATCAGACAAGCTGGTAGTGAAGTAAGATGGCAACACGAAGAAGACGTGGAAGAATGCCCTACTTGTCATAATGCTTTCACAGTTACAAAGAAAAAG gtGCATTGCCGTCATTGTGGCcatatattttgtttgtctTGTCTCTCACATGTTGTGAAAAGTGGACCCAAACAAAGACCATCCAGAGTCTGTGATGTTTGCCATACGTTATTGGTGCAGGATACAGCACCGTACTTTAGCCAAGAACCCCCACATACACCCGATTAA
- the Rbpn-5 gene encoding rab GTPase-binding effector protein rabaptin-5 isoform X1, translating into MENYTEENTINMNGSEELQEKISRLESENVKMQEEFNVQRAKLKDLFLQKEEELKRRLNDNTTLQEQNTKLKNELYELNNILVRTNLKILRDTVDESSSSRKMDAEVSKLKGTLSKLQEENKWLKSQIPREQPVDGPQISLSTVTKTIARKVVSQLGADALSLGPDNLEESMRKVKRYAQEDAEVLRSLVVPLEEEIKALKEKLRATDDELQKCKESVKRQQEPGSFEPACDMCANYEAQLVKMQATAKDLEKQLLDSERMLQMQKEDLAKEVEFRKEMEEKWNEKKEEHKIKVAELTDTSQTVLQSLIELKKTFEQVQRNAKEELVKLTRGREEVQRHLIALQKENENLVGKHSKHSQQLQSESINMPNNVEELHVSLLKMREDLITAKVAQEVAQEKEETLRYEVTLLHEQMEQESRVKEQEVLVLKDEISGLRTQLDKYIRDHRSLTEREEKLERLEKQLETVLKENKEAELKIAELRQRVTSLQQELDTSEAVQKDFVRLSQSLQVQLERIRQAGSEVRWQHEEDVEECPTCHNAFTVTKKKVHCRHCGHIFCLSCLSHVVKSGPKQRPSRVCDVCHTLLVQDTAPYFSQEPPHTPD; encoded by the exons ATGGAGAATTACACAGAGGAGAACACCATCAACATGAACGGAAGTG AGGAGCTACAGGAGAAGATAAGTAGACTGGAATCTGAAAACGTGAAGATGCAAGAAGAATTCAATGTTCAGAGGGCAAAGTTGAAGGACTTATTCCTTCAAAAAGAAG aagaattaaagagAAGATTAAATGATAATACCACTTTGCAAGAACAGAACACGAAGCTAAAAAATGAGTTGTACGAATTGAACAATATACTGGTTAgaactaatttaaaaattctacgcGATACGGTGGATGAATCTTCGAGCTCGCGGAAAATGGATGCAgaagtatcaaaattaaaaggGACTCTGTCCAAGTTGCAAGAAGAGAATAAATGGTTAAAGTCGCAGATACCTAGGGAACAGCCTGTGGATGGACCACAAATATCATTGTCAACAGTAACAAAAACAATAGCCCGGAAAGTAGTCTCGCAGTTAGGCGCCGATGCTTTATCTTTGGGTCCCGACAATCTCGAGGAAAGCATGAGGAAGGTAAAAAGATAT GCACAGGAAGATGCAGAAGTTCTGCGTTCACTGGTAGTGCCACtcgaagaagaaattaaagccttgaaagagaaattgagagCCACAGACGACGAGTTACAGAAATGCAAAGAGTCGGTAAAGAGACAACAGGAGCCGGGTTCCTTCGAGCCGGCGTGCGACATGTGTGCTAATTACGAGGCGCAATTAGTCAAAATGCAGGCCACTGCTAAAGATTTAGAGAAACAACTTTTGGATTCCGAGCGTATGTTGCAAATGCAGAAAGAAGACCTGGCCAAGGAAGTGGAGTTTCGTAAAGAAATGGAAGAGAAATGGAATGAAAAGAAGGAGGAACATAAAATCAAAGTAGCCGAACTCACGGATACCTCGCAAACGGTACTACAGTCTTTGattgaattgaaaaaaacTTTCGAACAAGTTCAGAGAAATGCCAAAGAAGAACTGGTGAAATTGACGCGGGGTCGGGAAGAAGTACAGAGGCACCTTATCGC ActgcaaaaagaaaatgagaaccTTGTTGGTAAGCATAGTAAACATTCCCAACAACTACAGAGTGAGAGTATCAACATGCCGAATAATGTCGAGGAGCTGCATGTCAGTCTTTTAAAGATGCGCGAAGATCTGATCACTGCTAAAGTGGCACAAGAAGTTGCgcaagaaaaggaagaaacatTACGATACGAAGTAACTTTATTGCACGAACAAATGGAACAAGAAAGTAGAGTGAAAGAACAAGAAGTATTGGTATTAAAGGATGAAATTAGCGGATTAAG AACACAATTAGATAAGTATATTAGAGACCATCGATCGCTTACCGAAAGGGAAGAGAAACTGGAGCGTTTAGAAAAACAATTGGAAACTGTCTTGAAAGAGAATAAAGAGgctgaattaaaaattgccgaGTTACGGCAAAGAGTTACCAGTCTTCAACAAGAATTAGATACTAGTGAAGCGGTACAAAAAGACTTTGTTAGACTGTCGCAATCGTTGCAG GTACAATTAGAAAGGATCAGACAAGCTGGTAGTGAAGTAAGATGGCAACACGAAGAAGACGTGGAAGAATGCCCTACTTGTCATAATGCTTTCACAGTTACAAAGAAAAAG gtGCATTGCCGTCATTGTGGCcatatattttgtttgtctTGTCTCTCACATGTTGTGAAAAGTGGACCCAAACAAAGACCATCCAGAGTCTGTGATGTTTGCCATACGTTATTGGTGCAGGATACAGCACCGTACTTTAGCCAAGAACCCCCACATACACCCGATTAA